Proteins from a genomic interval of Gadus macrocephalus chromosome 2, ASM3116895v1:
- the LOC132452051 gene encoding uncharacterized protein LOC132452051 — translation MVKRVCPAGQTWSTLLDYCSSRRPEDPQPQPGPPRPPAAKPTAAKPTAAEPTYVTSGVVTAPWTKGSGMWTGPAAGPYLWGAVAVVATGSILALVLWFLIYRQHRNRGNWAPPPALQDTDKTDPLPLAPGSYPAEPLRKDPEPSGPHCNGVYMTDITPCMAGQNDITSCMAGQNDITSCMAGQNDITSCMAGQNNHTWGSPRVTWVGETGRKHRVPLPATELGDTTLVTAKTGRDRYSPV, via the exons ATGGTCAAGCGGGTGTGTCCAGCCGGCCAGACATGGAGTACCTTACTGGACTACTGTAGTTCGCGCAGACCCGAAGACCCGCAACCTCAACCAGGACCCCCGCGGCCGCCCGCTGCCAAGCCAACCGCTGCAAAACCAACAGCTGCCGAGCCGACCTACG taaCGTCCGGTGTGGTGACGGCTCCCTGGACTAAGGGTTCTGGCATGTGGACCGGCCCCGCGGCGGGCCCCTACCTGTGGGgcgcggtggcggtggtggccaCCGGCTCCATCCTGGCCCTGGTGCTCTGGTTCCTCATCTACAGACAGCACCGTAACCGTGGCAACT GGGCCCCTCCGCCCGCTCTCCAAGACACAGACAAGACGGACCCCCTGCCCCTGGCCCCGGGGTCTTACCCGGCGGAGCCCCTCCGGAAGGACCCGGAACCCTCCGGCCCCCACTGCAATGGTGTGTACATGACCGACATCACTCCCTGCATGGCCGGGCAGAACGACATCACTTCCTGCATGGCCGGGCAGAACGACATCACTTCCTGCATGGCCGGGCAgaatgacatcacttcctgcatGGCCGGGCAGAATAACCACACTTGGGGGAGTCCCCGGGTGACCTGGGTTGGGGAGACTGGCAGGAAGCACCGCGTTCCACTTCCTGCCACCGAGCTGGGAGACACCACCCTGGTGACGGCCAAGACCGGCAGAGACCGGTACAGCCCAGTATAG